In the genome of Lathyrus oleraceus cultivar Zhongwan6 chromosome 4, CAAS_Psat_ZW6_1.0, whole genome shotgun sequence, the window ATCAAATAAActtctaattaattaattaactaaaaaAAAATGAGGAGAGCTTATTCATGAAAAACGGAGTGTCCAAAGGAGGAATACGGGCCTAAAGCCCAATCACATAAAGATCCACAAAAACAAAGCAAATATAGtctaaattaaataaataaataaataatataaaagAAAAGGGGCTGAAACATGGGGTGGAGGCGGTACACCCCTTCCatcatttatttttaaatttaaaatcAACCTATCACAACGAGAACACGTGGCATGGATATGAAGAAGCAAAAAAAAACCAACAGACATAAAAGCTCGTGGGGAACAGAAGACTCATTATGCGGTTCTCTTTTCTAAAGCAAAAAAAATAGCCTAAACCTTTCCAATCCCTTCTGCATTCTCATCTCATGCATCTCCTCCTTTCTCTCTCTCGGTTTCGAAATCAACCACACAAACAGATCTGTAACATTAATCAACAACGAAACAAACTATTAAAATCGAAACCAACAAAACGAGGAAGGATGAAATTTACCGAACGAAAATGGCGAGGCTGCAATAATGGGGGATTTGTTCATGGTGAATCCACTGCTGAAGAATGGGGGATTTGAAAGGGTGTTATGGCTGAGTATACATGTTTGTAGCTTCCGCTTTTTCGACGGAAGTTTGTTAATGGTGGTTATCTATGGTTGACGGCAACGACGAAGTTCGCATTGATGGAGGGTGATGCAAGCTTGAGGACGAGCTCGCGGTATTTTCATTCACGGCGCACATGTGGATGACGGTGTGGTTGTTGTTGTCGAAATCCAGGTAGATCGTGTTTTAATGGCTGTGTTGGGATTGTTTTGAGGAACTGATGATTCCCCTGCATCTAAGGAAGTTGCAAAAATCCATCCTTGTTCAGTTTCGTCCCAAGCATCCTCTAAACCATCGGATAGAACTTCATACTCTTGTTCATAGTCAGATTCTTCCGAAGATATCTCTTCTATCTATGGAAATGATGGTTGGCTTATCCTTTCACCAGATTTCAGTACCATCCCAGGCCACATATGCGCGGAAAGTGCCCCATAGAGGCGTTCAACTCCTTGTAAATCACCGTCtacaaataagcatttgtcaaaATCGGCATTGGAAGCACAAGCTTCGATGAACTCAATATTATGCTCAGCACACCATTCCAAACATGAATTTCTGATGTCCCAAGACGGTTCTTCACTCCCTAACAAACTAGTTCCTTCAGATTCAGATATTCCATACTCGGAGAATTCATTCGCAGAAGAGTCTTTGAGTTTCAGCAACCGTCTTCTATGTTCAACATGGACAGGATGATCTGGAACCAAATCTACTTTGTTTCCAATACATAATAATATCTCAAAGTTTTGAATATCAGTATGTGAGACCCAACCTTGAAGTGCAGTTAGCGAAGATAAATCATTCATGTCAAAGACCATCACCAAAGTAGTCATTTGATCAAACCCGGGAACATTCTCGACAGAAAATCCGTCACGAAGATGAGCCATCCAAACAACAACATCAGCAGTATAGTATTTAGTGTTAATAGTCCACCCATGAATATTTACTTCAGAAGCCGAATCAAATGCATCTTTAGAATCAACAGATAGCAATCGGGAAAGGAGGGTGCGTTTGCCGACGGTGGAGGATCCGATGATGAAGATTCCGGGTCGGTTTTCGAGAGAAACCAAATCTGTTTGTGATGCGGTAACATCCATGTGTGGCAGTTGGAAAATTAGTATGAGGTAAATTACTCAAAAAGTCAGAGATTGTGATTTTGTTCTTCTGCTACCGATTGTTGGAGTTGTTCTTCGTTCATTTCTTACTGTCACGTGTTCTTCGAGGTTTCGCTGTGGTGGCGAAGGTGTGTCGTGGTGTTGTGAGCTTGAGGTTATCGATCTGAAGGTTCTACTCATGGAGGAGTTCGAAGGTTATGGTAAAGGGATTTGTTGGATGAAGGTTAACGAAGGTTTTTTCGGTTTATGATATGGTGAAGGGCTGTTTTTATGGTGATGTTGTGTTTTTTTGTCTGTGATTTTTGGTGGTTTTCACATTTCATATATGCATGAACTGAAAAGAGCAATTTTTGGATAAAGGGGCGGACACCTCCCTGTATCGTTGGACTAGGTTTTTTCATTTAAAATGGGGGAGACCAATGGACTTTGAGGTAGGCGCCACTGCTATGTATTCTTGTCGTCTCCTCCACCTCTGGGTGTATGTTTGTAGACTTTCCTCAAATGCATCAAAGTAAAAAGGCAACCATTTGATGCCATCAAAATAGAGACATTGAGATTCCTTCATTTTTTGTCTGCTTCTGCCTACAATATCTTGGCTTTTTCCATATGTATAGAGACAAATTCTTTTTATGAAAAAGGGTTCACTTATTGGTTTTTATTGTAAAAGGAATTtgaaataattaaattaaaagagaaatcaaattgttttaaataatcaaaaataaaaataaaaatatagacAAATATGTTTAATTATCTTCattattttaattgaaaaatTAAAGAGACAAAGGACTCAAAACAAAAAAGTTGGACGCAAAAGTTccagaaaaaaaagaaaatgaatgcaccaaaatgatcagtgcaaaataaacttattggaaaaatcagtgtttcttttaattttgaaataaattttgaccggttaaacaggcttgagctgatcaaaaagtggccgaaaaattagctgaaaaataaatcgagcatgCCAGATTAAACTACtcgaaacgtagattaataaaattgatgtctagaagcttgattttaaaaattttcgtccactgatttgacgcacatccgttgattaattcaaccgatttgtctgtagatccgaaaaaattatttcgactgatattttaggcactatgcggtatggaatgcatggtatgctatgtcGATATGCAATAGCcatgatgaatgtattgaatcagcgattcagggtcaaaattggggtgtgacaaggacgtagtgcggaaactgtttaggtgtagacttgatagaaattgttacgcgatactacattcagacgagtttctcttgagaatattatatgtcaatgagtcaatcatcttaacctgtaatatccaatagatggaattaagactctgggaactttttagaacatgatctacaggttttatccttagttcaatcctttgggatggttcttacccagactccatgctcgtgacttgcaagaaaccctttgattcttggttgatccaatcaagtcttgtcaatatcaatggaacttgggtgttgataaggtgtaaaccaaatccaccaaaatggatgattgatcttgataatgatttgattcatccattgacctttgtttgccttgtgtgtgatccctttcttgtgattgttgcattcatgcatttcatgcgcattataacattcatcacacaaaatttcaaggaactaaggtatcatttgcaaatatttgtagaccatggattatggacgaaggaacactaagaagtacagtttcagatgtcccgacttgaaatagttaaggaagctagcatcttttgtattagatcccttggacttcaaacaacgtcatgggaagcttctgtccattttatctgctgatatggttgaaggactcttgagtgaattggtgcagttctatgatcctctctaccattgtttcactttcccatattttcagcttgtgcctaccttggaggagtattctcctcttttggggatacctgtttctagtagggtgccttttagtggattggaggagattccccgatcta includes:
- the LOC127074337 gene encoding uncharacterized protein LOC127074337, whose translation is MDVTASQTDLVSLENRPGIFIIGSSTVGKRTLLSRLLSVDSKDAFDSASEVNIHGWTINTKYYTADVVVWMAHLRDGFSVENVPGFDQMTTLVMVFDMNDLSSLTALQGWVSHTDIQNFEILLCIGNKVDLVPDHPVHVEHRRRLLKLKDSSANEFSEYGISESEGTSLLGSEEPSWDIRNSCLEWCAEHNIEFIEACASNADFDKCLFVDGDLQGVERLYGALSAHMWPGMVLKSGERISQPSFP